A region from the Kazachstania africana CBS 2517 chromosome 11, complete genome genome encodes:
- the LSO2 gene encoding Lso2p (similar to Saccharomyces cerevisiae YGR169C-A and YJR005C-A; ancestral locus Anc_5.173) gives MGKRFSESAAKKAEGQARKREQARVKQRAEMEKAEAEEASKWEQGSKKPSSKKLAEEQKKQDKLQAKKEREAMLAAEEAALGKGGKGKKR, from the coding sequence ATGGGTAAGAGATTTTCAGAATCAGCTGCTAAGAAGGCAGAAGGTCAGGCGAGGAAAAGAGAGCAGGCTCGAGTTAAGCAGAGGGCTGAAATGGAAAAAGCTGAGGCTGAAGAAGCTTCTAAATGGGAGCAAGGGTCTAAGAAGCCAAGTTCTAAGAAGTTGGCGGAAGAACAGAAAAAACAAGATAAATTGCAGGCCAAGAAGGAACGTGAAGCCATGCTAGCTGCCGAAGAGGCCGCTTTGGGTAAAGGTGGTAAGGGTAAGAAACGTTAA
- the TRS65 gene encoding Trs65p (similar to Saccharomyces cerevisiae KRE11 (YGR166W); ancestral locus Anc_5.167) yields the protein MECFIPLNHGVSAEDIANIKQSHDLRKFVIFDEQLKVVLKTKLKPGNLTKFTIWINDALMLDSSNVFDDIFEEVTEEIWELKHTVCSDQLFKSTVVMNNGYDNVIKFQIEYNTDECMEVVEPQEENSDSDDEILPSFEPLYSWSTRTGAAVDDPQPLETAEINLPEEKKSKHLTLEYPIYSLLNMRLRNSVFKSKSYILSSLDFQTSKSLIQLIDKHFTNDPKVNLHFRQINYELVDNKNTKLRIEPLLPLQLPLVVNKYDSYCTIYKLSFPQSSTIPHRVKITLDYNVSCNEMKIPILTSWETDVTIKKSISKQSQQQQQSLGALSRMSSTLSTPKLLQSRNSFLESGASMASLLNNKSNNVKFKFLQKTITTKKGEPFILSLQIANFSNSALDLVVYHNNKIPNFNNANATLAKQVQLLQKYRKQTEGIILLTNDYKIPVVKPNDTILVDLKLIGIMSGYFSDLVGLKILDLKANEVIEIGRSVSVYVE from the coding sequence ATGGAGTGTTTTATCCCATTGAACCATGGTGTATCAGCTGAAGATATAGCCAACATAAAACAATCTCACGATCTGAGAAAATTCGTTATCTTTGACGAGCAATTGAAAGTTGTTTTAAAGACCAAGTTGAAGCCAGGTaatttgacaaaatttACCATTTGGATCAATGATGCCTTGATGTTAGACTCTAGTAATGTGTTTGATGACATTTTTGAGGAGGTAACTGAGGAAATTTGGGAGTTGAAACACACAGTTTGCTCAGATCAACTATTTAAATCTACCGTAGTAATGAATAATGGGTACGATAATGTCATCAAATTCCAAATAGAATACAACACCGACGAATGTATGGAGGTTGTGGAACCACAGGAAGAAAATAGCGAcagtgatgatgaaattttgccCAGCTTCGAGCCTTTATACTCATGGTCGACGAGGACTGGTGCCGCTGTGGATGACCCACAACCGTTGGAAACTGCTGAAATAAACTTAccagaagaaaagaaatcaaagcATCTTACGTTGGAATATCCGATATActcattattgaatatgCGATTAAGAAATTCTGTTTTCAAATCCAAGAGTTATATACTCTCATCCTTAGATTTCCAAACTTCCAAGTCTTTAATACAATTGATTGATAAACATTTTACAAACGATCCAAAAGTAAATTTGCATTTCAGACAGATTAATTACGAATTGGTGGATAATAAGAACACAAAACTGCGAATTGAGCCGCTGTTGCCCCTACAGCTACCTCTCGTGGTCAATAAATATGACAGTTACTGCACTATTTataaattatcatttcCACAATCTTCCACCATACCGCATCGAGTCAAAATCACATTAGACTATAATGTATCCTGcaatgaaatgaaaataccGATCCTAACTTCGTGGGAGACAGACGTCACCATCAAGAAATCGATAAGCAAACAATcgcaacaacaacaacaatcaCTCGGTGCATTGTCAAGAATGTCTTCTACACTTTCAACACCAAAACTTTTACAAAGCAGAAATAGTTTCCTAGAATCCGGTGCATCGATGGCATCCCTATTGAACAACAAATCCAATAACGTCaagttcaaatttttacaGAAAACGATCACAACAAAGAAGGGAGAACCTTTCATTCTATCCCTACAGATAGCGAATTTCTCAAACTCTGCATTAGATCTGGTGGTCTACCACAATAACAAGATACCGAACTTCAATAATGCAAATGCGACTTTGGCAAAACAAGTGCAGTTATTACAGAAATACAGGAAACAAACAGAAGGCATAATACTACTCACAAACGATTACAAGATTCCCGTTGTGAAGCCAAATGACACAATTCTGGTCGACCTGAAATTGATCGGAATCATGTCCGGCTACTTCTCGGACCTGGTGGGGCTCAAGATACTTGACCTGAAGGCCAATGAGGTCATCGAAATCGGCAGAAGCGTCAGCGTATACGTAGAATAG
- the CLC1 gene encoding clathrin light chain CLC1 (similar to Saccharomyces cerevisiae CLC1 (YGR167W); ancestral locus Anc_5.168), whose protein sequence is MSEKFPPLEDEQVAVSESIEETDFLKREAEALGDEFKTEHDTDLLNNSDEEQFSSEQQNQEDQDELAELQAASPALPSQAPQETTNSDAAEIINKWRESRDKQVHERDETLKSQKSGLQEQAIKYIDDFYANYNEKKEQNIKTVSQESEEFLSKRDQFFTQDNTTWDRVLQLINEDDADIVGGRDRSKFKEILQRLKGKVDAPGA, encoded by the coding sequence ATGTCTGAGAAGTTCCCACCTCTGGAGGATGAGCAAGTTGCTGTGTCAGAATCAATTGAGGAGAcagattttttgaaaagagaagcAGAGGCTCTTGGTGACGAATTTAAAACGGAACATGATACAgatttattaaataattCGGATGAAGAACAGTTCTCTTCAGAACAGCAGAACCAGGAAGATCAAGATGAGCTCGCTGAGTTACAGGCTGCATCTCCAGCACTTCCTTCGCAAGCTCCACAAGAAACAACTAATAGTGATGCAGCagaaattatcaataagTGGAGGGAATCCCGTGACAAGCAGGTCCATGAGAGGGATGAAACTTTGAAGAGTCAAAAATCAGGATTACAAGAACAGgcaatcaaatatatcgATGATTTTTATGCAaattataatgaaaagaaagaacaaaatataaagacCGTTTCTCAAGAATCTGAAGAGTTTCTATCTAAAAGAGATCAATTCTTCACCCAGGATAACACCACTTGGGATCGTGTCTTGCAACTAATTAACGAAGATGACGCTGATATCGTGGGTGGCAGAGACAGATCCAAGTTTAAAGAAATCTTACAAAGATTGAAGGGAAAAGTAGACGCTCCAGGTGCATAA
- the PUS6 gene encoding pseudouridine synthase PUS6 (similar to Saccharomyces cerevisiae PUS6 (YGR169C); ancestral locus Anc_5.171) — MGIEVCFSSGLRHITPYYATRSSFAKGRWFNKSLLEVLSAEFGTFTRDQYLKEFDLGNYQLLRNSERMDPVNTLIRSGDIIVVRQHKHEPPVKQWCLNRQIENFDLLNRVAGMNIVFEDDDLLVLDKPNGLPIHPTGKFYHNTLIEILKSHNKNVFPTYRLDKVTSGLIILAKSSGVAKMIQDKIKTRNVTKLYLARVKGKFPGTEPVKMDSPIYTIDPKRRFPAGLTTSRDATTEFSLFKYLPDVNESVVLCRPLTGRTHQIRIHLLRLGYPIVNDPLYCPEKSSFPLRLRFIRNILKWEDSVEPVPQIFDAIINEYEDVRLKKSQNLEKCSECGSFEIKDSPIEELVIWLHAWKYSIDEASTFETDLPTWAC; from the coding sequence ATGGGCATTGAAGTATGTTTCTCGAGCGGGCTAAGACATATTACACCTTACTATGCCACTAGATCGTCATTTGCTAAGGGTAGATGGTTCAACAAGTCACTTTTAGAAGTGCTGAGTGCTGAATTCGGGACATTCACAAGAGACCAATATTTGAAGGAATTTGATCTTGGTAACTACCAATTGCTAAGAAATTCGGAGAGAATGGACCCAGTAAATACATTGATAAGGAGTGGGGATATTATTGTGGTTAGACAGCATAAACATGAGCCTCCTGTCAAACAATGGTGTCTGAATCGACAAATTGAGAATTTCGATCTATTAAATCGAGTTGCTGGTATGAATATAGTGTTTGAGGATGACGATTTGTTGGTCTTAGATAAACCAAATGGACTGCCAATCCATCCAACTGGGAAGTTCTATCATAATACGTTGATtgagattttgaaatcacataataaaaatgtctTCCCTACATACAGGTTAGATAAAGTTACTTCTGGGTTGATAATCCTGGCAAAATCAAGCGGAGTGGCTAAGATGATTCAGGATAAGATTAAGACTAGGAATGTAACCAAGTTATATCTTGCACGAGTCAAAGGTAAGTTTCCTGGTACCGAGCCTGTTAAAATGGACTCACCTATCTATACAATAGATCCCAAGAGGAGGTTCCCCGCTGGGCTCACCACGTCAAGAGATGCTACCACCGAATTTTCACtatttaaatatttaccAGATGTCAACGAAAGTGTGGTTCTTTGTAGACCGTTGACAGGTAGAACGCATCAAATTAGAATCCATCTATTAAGACTCGGATATCCTATTGTCAATGATCCACTTTATTGTCCCGAAAAGTCTTCATTCCCTTTGAGACTACGATTTATACGAAATATACTTAAATGGGAGGATTCTGTGGAACCTGTTCCTCAGATATTTGACGCTATTataaatgaatatgaaGATGTAAGACTCAAGAAAAGtcaaaatttagaaaaatgCAGTGAATGTGGTTCATTTGAGATCAAAGATTCACCCATTGAGGAATTAGTTATATGGCTACATGCATGGAAGTATTCTATTGATGAGGCATCAACTTTTGAAACGGATTTGCCAACATGGGCGTGTTAA